The region CTCTGGAACGGCCGGGTGCTGGCGGCCAGCCGCGACGGGCACCTGCATGCGCTGAATGCTCACAGCGGCGAGCTGCTGTGGGCCTACCGCGCAGACGGCCCGGTGGCCGCCAGTCCACTGGTGTGGGCCGGCGCCGCGCTGGTGTGCGATGAGAACGGCTGGCTGCACGCCCTGGATGCCCGCACCGGCGCTCCGCTGTGGAAGGTGCAGGTCGGCACTGTCCACGGCACGCCTGCGCTCCTGCCCACAGCGCCGGGGGAAGCGACCCTGGTGATCGCCACCTGGGAAGGCGAGGTTCACGCACTGGCCCTGACGGCAGCCGGGGGACGTGCGGCTCTGCGAGGCAGCGAACCCACCCTGTGGACCTACGACCTGGAAGACGAGGTCTGGGCTTCTCCCGCCCTGAGCGCGCAACCGGGAGAAGTTGGAGGCGTGGCCGTGCTGGCCGGCTGGGGCGGAACGGTTCGCGCCCTGAGACTGGTCGATGGAGAGGACCTGTGGGCCCGGACCCTGCGCGGACGGGTCACGGCCAGTCCGGTGATCAGCGCCGGACAGGTCTTCCTGGCTTCCGAGGAGGGCGAACTGACCGCGCTGGACGTACGTACGGGCGCAGTCCGCTGGGCACACCAGGAGCAGCACGGCGTGCAGGCCACGCCCCTGGCCGCGGACGGAACGCTGTACGTGGCGTTTATGAACGGAACCCTGCGTGCGTACCGGGATGTCGTTCCTGGTCATCCGGGCGAGGGTTCAACCAGTTCTTAGGCCGGCGCATTACACTGCACAGACAGGCCGGGGCGCCACGAGAGGCCCTTGCCCGATACGGAGGTCGGGTCTACATGCCGAATATTGGTGCAGGAGAACTGATGATGATTCTGCTGGTGGCCTTGGTGGTGTTTGGACCACGCAAGCTGCCAGAACTGGGCAAGAGCCTCGGCGCAGGACTGCGGGAATTCCGGCGGAGCACCCAGGGGCTGAAAGAAGAGCTGGAAGTCAGCTTTAAGGAGCCGCCGGCGCCGGACACGCCAACTCAGACCATTCATGCCACAGTGGACCCGCGCGCAGTCACGCCGGTGGTTCCAGCACAGGCCGTGATTCCCCAGCCGGCCGGTACGGGACAGGCCACCGTACAGCCGGAACCGGCTGACACACCCACCCGCTAACTGCTGACCAGGACGCCGTCCCTGCACCCCTGTGCTGAAAGTGGACGGCGTCTTGCCATGTCGCCGCGTACACTGGCCGCCGTGACTCTTGCAGGAAGATGCGCGCCCACGCGGCGCCTGGAACACTGATGCTGGCCCGGGTACGCAGTGTGGCTCTGATCGGCGTGGACGCCGTGCCGGTTGAGGTGGAAGTTGATGTCTCGCCAGGGCTGCCTGCTTTCACAGTGGTTGGCCTGCCCGATCAGGCGGTCAGTGAGGCGCGCGAGCGGGTACGCGCAGCGGTGCGCAATG is a window of Deinococcus deserti VCD115 DNA encoding:
- a CDS encoding Sec-independent protein translocase subunit TatA/TatB gives rise to the protein MPNIGAGELMMILLVALVVFGPRKLPELGKSLGAGLREFRRSTQGLKEELEVSFKEPPAPDTPTQTIHATVDPRAVTPVVPAQAVIPQPAGTGQATVQPEPADTPTR